The Mus musculus strain C57BL/6J chromosome 2, GRCm38.p6 C57BL/6J genome has a window encoding:
- the Gm13889 gene encoding uncharacterized protein C11orf96 homolog, with amino-acid sequence MAAAKPGELMGICSSYQAVMPHFVCLTDEFPQPVRPAKLPKGKGRLRRPRQSRFKTQPVTFDEIQEVEEEGVSPMEEEKAKKSFLQSLECLRRSTQSLSLQREPLGSCKLRNSLDSSDSDSAL; translated from the coding sequence ATGGCGGCCGCCAAGCCCGGCGAGCTCATGGGCATCTGCTCCAGCTACCAAGCGGTGATGCCACACTTCGTGTGCCTGACCGATGAGTTCCCGCAGCCGGTGCGGCCCGCCAAGCTGCCCAAGGGCAAGGGCCGGCTGCGGCGGCCACGCCAGTCCCGCTTCAAGACGCAGCCGGTGACCTTCGACGAGAtccaggaggtggaggaggagggggtgtccccgatggaggaggagaaggccaAGAAGTCGTTCCTGCAGAGCTTGGAGTGCCTGCGCCGCAGCACGCAGAGCCTGTCGCTGCAGAGGGAGCCGCTCGGCAGCTGCAAACTGAGGAACAGCCTGGACTCCAGCGACTCCGACTCGGCCCTGTGA